The Candida albicans SC5314 chromosome 5, complete sequence genome includes a region encoding these proteins:
- the SNM1 gene encoding Snm1p (Protein similar to RNase MRP RNA binding protein; ciclopirox olamine induced; regulated by Sef1, Sfu1, and Hap43; Spider biofilm induced): MKQAKNSLQGSLPDRSPTTTTTASESKTKPTKAPVPKKPLNQSESKLIHLYNLAHSKIDSPFSKLYSLLYHKQEEQQTQTLPDSVLKKFCLKCGNLFIPGLTVSIRVVYTKQKIRKLRTRCLACRHSVFDDGLIQKQEKVEPIVKPAVVQSTNEENNVNNSKSKERRKKRKMNSLSNLLQDKKKKKTEESKLNSLDLMEFLK; this comes from the coding sequence ATGAAGCAAGCCAAAAATTCACTACAGGGGTCATTACCAGATAGATCtccaaccaccaccaccacagcCTCTGAatccaaaacaaaaccaacCAAAGCACCAGTTCCCAAAAAACCTTTAAATCAGTCCGAATCAAAACTAATACACCTTTACAATTTAGCTCATTCCAAGATAGATTCacctttttcaaaactataTTCACTACTATATCataaacaagaagaacaacaaacacaaacatTACCTGATTCTGTATTAAAGAAGTTTTGCTTGAAATGTGgcaatttatttattcccGGATTAACAGTATCTATACGTGTTGTTTACACTAAACAGAAGATACGGAAATTGAGAACCAGATGTTTAGCATGTCGACATTCCGTATTCGATGATGGCTTGATTCAAAAGCAAGAAAAAGTAGAACCAATTGTAAAACCTGCAGTTGTTCAATCTAccaatgaagaaaataatgtaaacaattcaaaatcaaaggAAAGACgcaaaaagagaaaaatgAATAGTTTGAGTAATTTGCTACAGgataagaagaagaagaaaactGAGGAATCAAAGTTAAATTCATTAGATTTGATGgagtttttgaaataa